In the genome of Cryptomeria japonica chromosome 8, Sugi_1.0, whole genome shotgun sequence, one region contains:
- the LOC131049293 gene encoding uncharacterized protein LOC131049293, with translation MVSRTKITCYVLVGLIFVWTLMDGAVAEVKDQNGGHGDHWGGWGGGWGGPWQGGSGGQGGGPGWGGAPREGPGEGGSGGQGGGSGGWAGAPHEGPGEGGSGGQGGGFGGWGGAPYEGLGEGGSGGQAGGPGGQGGGPGGWGGAPHEGPREGGSDGQGGGSGGWGGAPYKGPGEGGSGGQAGAPLHEPLRGRHGGQDRHGGRGGAPGPWQGGPGRRGGGSGGWGGAPHHGHAPEN, from the exons ATGGTGTCTCGTACGAAGATAACATGCTATGTTTTGGTTGGCCTTATATTTGTATGGACCCTGATGGACGGCGCAGTGGCAGAAGTGAAAGATCAAAATGGTGGGCATGGTGACCATTGGGGAGGTTGGGGAGGTGGTTGGGGTGGCCCATGGCAAGGTGGGTCCGGTGGTCAGGGAGGTGGGCCTGGTTGGGGTGGTGCTCCTCGTGAAGGTCCTGGGGAAGGTGGGTCTGGTGGTCAAGGAGGTGGGTCTGGTGGTTGGGCTGGTGCTCCTCATGAAGGTCCTGGGGAAGGTGGGTCCGGTGGTCAAGGAGGTGGGTTCGGTGGTTGGGGTGGGGCTCCTTACGAAGGTCTTGGGGAAGGTGGGTCCGGTGGTCAAGCAG GTGGGCCTGGTGGTCAAGGAGGTGGGCCTGGTGGTTGGGGTGGTGCTCCTCATGAAGGTCCTAGGGAAGGTGGGTCCGATGGTCAAGGAGGTGGGTCTGGTGGTTGGGGTGGGGCTCCTTACAAAGGTCCTGGGGAAGGTGGGTCCGGTGGTCAAGCAGGTGCTCCTCTCCATGAACCATTGCGAGGTCGTCATGGTGGCCAAGATAGGCATGGCGGTAGGGGTGGTGCTCCTGGCCCGTGGCAAGGTGGTCCTGGCAGGCGAGGCGGTGGGAGTGGTGGTTGGGGTGGTGCTCCTCACCATGGCCATGCTCCTGAGAATTAA